In one Chionomys nivalis chromosome 13, mChiNiv1.1, whole genome shotgun sequence genomic region, the following are encoded:
- the H1-5 gene encoding histone H1.5 has product MSETAPAETAAPAPVEKSPAKKKTTKKAGAAKRKATGPPVSELITKAVSASKERSGVSLAALKKALAAGGYDVEKNNSRIKLGLKSLVSKGTLVQTKGTGASGSFKLNKKAASGEAKPKAKKAGAAKAKKPAGTTPKKPKKAAGAKKTVKKTPKKAKKPAAAGVKKVAKSPKKAKAAAKPKKAAKSPAKPKAVKPKAAKPKVAKPKTAKPKAAKAKKAVSKKK; this is encoded by the coding sequence ATGTCCGAAACTGCTCCCGCCGAGACTGCTGCACCAGCTCCTGTGGAAAAGTCTCCCGCCAAGAAGAAGACAACGAAAAAGGCCGGTGCTGCCAAGCGCAAGGCCACCGGCCCGCCGGTGTCCGAGCTCATCACTAAGGCTGTGTCCGCCTCCAAGGAGCGCAGCGGCGTGTCCCTCGCAGCGCTCAAGAAGGCGCTGGCGGCCGGTGGTTACGATGTGGAGAAGAACAACAGCCGCATCAAGCTGGGGCTCAAGAGCCTGGTGAGCAAGGGCACCCTGGTGCAGACCAAGGGCACCGGCGCCTCCGGCTCCTTCAAGCTCAACAAGAAGGCGGCTTCCGGGGAGGCAAAGCCTAAAGCCAAGAAGGCCGGGGCTGCTAAGGCCAAGAAACCTGCAGGTACCACCCCGAAAAAGCCCAAGAAGGCTGCGGGGGCCAAGAAGACCGTGAAGAAAACTCCGAAGAAAGCAAAGAAGCCTGCGGCGGCTGGAGTAAAGAAGGTGGCCAAGAGCCCTAAGAAGGCCAAGGCTGCTGCTAAGCCTAAAAAGGCAGCTAAGAGCCCGGCAAAGCCCAAGGCTGTGAAGCCAAAAGCAGCTAAGCCTAAAGTTGCCAAGCCAAAGACAGCTAAGCCTAAAGCTGCTAAGGCAAAGAAGGCTGTTTCCAAAAAGAAGTAG
- the LOC130885916 gene encoding histone H3, which yields MARTKQTARKSTGGKAPRKQLATKAARKSAPATGGVKKPHRYRPGTVALREIRRYQKSTELLIRKLPFQRLVREIAQDFKTDLRFQSSAVMALQEASEAYLVGLFEDTNLCAIHAKRVTIMPKDIQLARRIRGERA from the coding sequence ATGGCTCGCACGAAGCAGACCGCTCGCAAGTCCACCGGCGGCAAGGCCCCGCGCAAGCAGCTGGCCACCAAGGCCGCCCGCAAGAGCGCCCCGGCCACGGGCGGCGTGAAGAAGCCCCACCGCTACCGGCCCGGCACCGTGGCGCTGCGCGAGATCCGGCGCTACCAGAAGTCGACCGAGCTGCTGATCCGCAAGCTGCCGTTCCAGCGTCTGGTGCGCGAGATCGCGCAGGACTTCAAGACCGACCTGCGCTTCCAGAGCTCGGCCGTCATGGCGCTGCAGGAGGCCAGCGAGGCCTACCTGGTGGGTCTGTTTGAGGACACCAACCTGTGCGCCATCCACGCCAAGCGCGTCACCATCATGCCCAAGGACATCCAGCTGGCCCGCCGCATCCGCGGGGAGAGGGCTTGA
- the LOC130885918 gene encoding histone H2A type 1-E-like, translated as MSGRGKQGGKARAKAKTRSSRAGLQFPVGRVHRLLRKGNYAERVGAGAPVYLAAVLEYLTAEILELAGNAARDNKKTRIIPRHLQLAIRNDEELNKLLGRVTIAQGGVLPNIQAVLLPKKTESSHHKAKGK; from the coding sequence ATGTCCGGACGCGGCAAGCAGGGCGGCAAGGCTCGCGCCAAGGCCAAGACCCGCTCCTCCCGGGCCGGCCTGCAGTTCCCCGTGGGCCGCGTGCACCGCCTCCTCCGCAAGGGCAACTACGCGGAGCGGGTGGGCGCCGGCGCCCCGGTGTACCTGGCGGCCGTGCTGGAGTACCTGACGGCCGAGATCCTGGAGCTGGCTGGCAACGCGGCCCGCGACAACAAGAAGACGCGCATCATCCCGCGCCACCTGCAGCTGGCCATCCGCAACGACGAGGAGCTCAACAAGCTGCTGGGCCGCGTGACGATCGCGCAGGGCGGCGTCCTGCCCAACATCCAGGCGGTGCTGCTGCCCAAGAAGACCGAGAGCAGCCACCACAAGGCCAAGGGGAAATAA
- the LOC130885928 gene encoding histone H2B type 1-C/E/F/G/I-like, with the protein MPEPVKSAPAPKKGSKKAVTKAQKKDGKKRKRSRKESYSVYVYKVLKQVHPDTGISSKAMGIMNSFVNDIFERIAGEASRLAHYNKRSTVTSREIQTAVRLLLPGELAKHAVSEGTKAVTKYTSSK; encoded by the coding sequence ATGCCTGAGCCAGTGAAGTCGGCGCCCGCCCCGAAGAAGGGCTCCAAGAAGGCCGTGACCAAAGCGCAGAAGAAGGACGGCAAGAAGCGCAAGCGCAGCCGCAAGGAGAGCTACTCGGTGTACGTGTACAAGGTGCTGAAGCAGGTCCACCCCGACACCGGCATCTCTTCCAAGGCCATGGGCATCATGAACTCGTTCGTCAACGACATCTTCGAGCGCATCGCGGGCGAGGCGTCGCGCCTGGCGCATTACAACAAGCGCTCGACCGTCACGTCCCGGGAGATCCAGACGGCCGTGCGCCTGCTGCTGCCCGGGGAGCTGGCCAAGCACGCCGTGTCCGAGGGCACCAAGGCCGTCACCAAGTACACCAGCTCCAAGTGA
- the LOC130885929 gene encoding histone H2B type 1-C/E/F/G/I-like yields the protein MPEPVKSAPAPKKGSKKAVTKAQKKDGKKRKRSRKESYSVYVYKVLKQVHPDTGISSKAMGIMNSFVNDIFERIAGEASRLAHYNKRSTVTSREIQTAVRLLLPGELAKHAVSEGTKAVTKYTSSK from the coding sequence ATGCCTGAGCCAGTGAAGTCCGCCCCCGCCCCGAAGAAGGGCTCCAAGAAGGCCGTGACCAAAGCGCAGAAGAAGGACGGCAAGAAGCGCAAGCGCAGCCGCAAGGAGAGCTACTCGGTGTACGTGTACAAGGTGCTGAAGCAGGTCCACCCCGACACCGGCATCTCTTCCAAGGCCATGGGCATCATGAACTCGTTCGTCAACGACATCTTCGAGCGCATCGCGGGCGAGGCGTCGCGCCTGGCGCATTACAACAAGCGCTCGACCGTCACGTCCCGGGAGATCCAGACGGCCGTGCGCCTGCTGCTGCCCGGGGAGCTGGCCAAGCACGCCGTGTCCGAGGGCACCAAGGCCGTTACCAAGTACACCAGCTCCAAGTGA
- the LOC130885919 gene encoding histone H2A type 1-E, with product MSGRGKQGGKARAKAKTRSSRAGLQFPVGRVHRLLRKGNYAERVGAGAPVYLAAVLEYLTAEILELAGNAARDNKKTRIIPRHLQLAIRNDEELNKLLGRVTIAQGGVLPNIQAVLLPKKTESHHKAKGK from the coding sequence ATGTCCGGACGCGGCAAGCAAGGCGGCAAGGCTCGCGCCAAGGCCAAGACCCGCTCCTCCCGGGCCGGCCTGCAGTTCCCCGTGGGCCGCGTGCATCGCCTCCTCCGCAAGGGCAACTACGCGGAGCGGGTGGGCGCCGGCGCCCCGGTGTACCTGGCGGCCGTGCTGGAGTACCTGACGGCCGAGATCCTGGAGCTGGCTGGCAACGCGGCCCGCGACAACAAGAAGACGCGCATCATCCCGCGCCACCTGCAGCTGGCCATCCGCAACGACGAGGAGCTCAACAAGCTGCTGGGCCGCGTGACGATCGCGCAGGGCGGCGTCCTGCCCAACATCCAGGCGGTGCTGCTGCCCAAGAAGACCGAGAGCCACCACAAGGCCAAGGGAAAGTAA
- the LOC130885932 gene encoding histone H4 — protein sequence MSGRGKGGKGLGKGGAKRHRKVLRDNIQGITKPAIRRLARRGGVKRISGLIYEETRGVLKVFLENVIRDAVTYTEHAKRKTVTAMDVVYALKRQGRTLYGFGG from the coding sequence ATGTCTGGACGAGGCAAAGGCGGTAAGGGCCTGGGTAAAGGAGGCGCCAAGCGCCACCGCAAGGTCCTGCGCGACAACATCCAGGGCATCACCAAGCCCGCCATCCGCCGCCTGGCCCGGCGCGGAGGAGTCAAGCGCATCTCCGGCCTCATCTACGAGGAGACCCGCGGGGTGCTGAAGGTGTTCCTGGAGAACGTGATCCGCGACGCGGTCACCTACACGGAGCACGCCAAGCGCAAGACCGTCACCGCCATGGACGTGGTCTACGCGCTCAAGCGCCAGGGCCGCACCCTCTACGGCTTCGGCGGCTGA